The Nycticebus coucang isolate mNycCou1 chromosome 2, mNycCou1.pri, whole genome shotgun sequence genome includes a window with the following:
- the RUSC2 gene encoding AP-4 complex accessory subunit RUSC2 isoform X2, which produces MASRPSNANHLSPQALKWREYRRKNPLGPSGLTGSLDRRPQEVWLGRRNPIFEFPSSLSAAGHLNCRLNGQVVKPLPPTCPDLQDPFSLTEKPPAEFCLSPDGNSEAISIDLLQKKGLVKAVNTAVDLIVAHFGTSRDPGVKAKLGNSSVSPNVGHLVLKYLCPAVRAVLEDGLKAFVLDVIIGQRKNIPWSVIEASTQLGPSTKVLHGLYNKVSQFPELTSHTMRFNAFILGLLNIRSLEFWFNHLYNHEDIIQTHYQPWGFLSAAHTVCPGLFEELLLLLQPLALLPFSLDLLFQHRLLQSGQQQRQQKELLRVSQDLLLSAHSTLQLARSRGQEGPGDTDRAAHGERVKGVGAPEGEEEEEETEEVAEAAGDSGRGRWARSGHASWWYQLMQSSQVYIDGSTEASRFPRGSSNSSSEKKKGTGGGVPPQAPPPREGVVEGAEACPAPEEALGRERGWPFWMGSPPDSVLAELRPNREREGPAAPPAENEEGASDPSPGGIKWGHLFGSRKAQREARPTNRLPSDWLSLDKSMFQLVAQTMNARRELEPKEHLQEPHSPALPSNPPCEVQALCHHLATGPGQLSFHKGDILRVLGPAGGDWLRCSRGPDSGLVPLAYVTLTPTPSPTPGSSQN; this is translated from the exons ATGGCATCTAGGCCTAGTAACG CCAACCACCTATCCCCCCAAGCCCTCAAGTGGCGGGAATACAGGAGGAAGAACCCACTAGGTCCATCTGGTTTGACAGGGAGCCTAGACCGAAGGCCACAGGAAGTTTGGCTGGGCCGAAGAAACCCAATCTTTGAGTTTCCTAGCTCCCTCAGTGCCGCTGGCCACCTGAACTGCCGGCTGAATG gtCAAGTAGTGAAGCCATTACCACCGACCTGTCCAGACTTACAAGACCCCTTTTCCTTGACTGAGAAGCCTCCAGCTGAGTTTTGTTTGTCCCCAGATGGCAACTCTGAAGCTATTTCCATTGACCTGCTTCAGAAAAAAG GGCTGGTAAAAGCTGTTAACACTGCTGTGGACCTCATTGTGGCCCATTTTGGCACAAGCCGGGATCCTGGGGTAAAG GCAAAGCTGGGAAACAGTTCTGTGAGCCCCAATGTGGGCCACCTGGTTCTGAAGTACTTGTGCCCTGCGGTCCGGGCTGTGCTGGAGGATGGACTCAAGGCCTTTGTGCTGGATGTCATCATTGGGCAACGTAAGAACATACCATGGAGTGTGATTGAGGCTTCCACACAGCTAG GCCCATCCACCAAGGTCCTGCATGGCCTCTACAACAAGGTCAGCCAATTCCCAGAGCTCACCAGTCATACCATGCGCTTCAACGCCTTCATCCTCGGCCTGCTCAA CATCCGGTCCCTGGAGTTCTGGTTTAATCACCTCTATAACCACGAAG ATATCATTCAAACCCACTACCAGCCCTGGGGCTTCCTCAGCGCAGCTCACACTGTGTGCCCTGGCCTCTTtgaggagctgctgctgctgctgcagccctTGGCCCTGCTGCCCTTCAGCCTCGACTTGCTGTTCCAACACCGGCTGCTGCAAAGTGGGCAGCAGCAGCGGCAACAGAAGGAACTGCTGCGGGTGTCCCAGGACCTGCTGCTGTCTGCCCACTCAACACTGCAGTTGGCCCGGTCCCGGGGCCAGGAGGGCCCTGGAGACACAGACAGGGCAGCCCATGGGGAGCGGGTGAAGGGTGTAGGTGccccagaaggtgaagaagaggaagaggagacagaAGAGGTGGCAGAAGCAGCTGGGGACTCAGGACGTGGCAGGTGGGCCCGAAGTGGGCATGCCAGCTGGTGGTACCAGCTCATGCAGAGCTCCCAGGTCTACATCGATGGTTCCACTGAGGCATCTAGGTTCCCTCGTGGCAGCAGCAACAGtagcagtgagaaaaaaaaagggacaggAGGCGGGGTGCCTCCCCAGGCTCCACCACCCCGAGAGGGAGTAGTGGAGGGGGCTGAAGCCTGCCCTGCCCCAGAAGAAGCACTTGGCCGGGAGAGGGGCTGGCCATTCTGGATGGGGAGCCCCCCTGACTCTGTGCTGGCAGAGCTGAGGCCCAATCGGGAGAGGGAGGGCCCCGCTGCCCCACCAGCAGAGAATGAAGAAGGGGCCTCAGACCCCTCACCTGGGGGCATCAAGTGGGGACACCTCTTTGGCTCCCGAAAAGCTCAGCGGGAGGCCCGGCCCACAAACAG ACTCCCCTCAGACTGGCTAAGCCTGGACAAGTCCATGTTCCAACTAGTAGCACAGACAATGAATGCCCGCCGGGAGCTGGAGCCCAAAGAGCACTTACAGGAGCCACACtctccagccctgccctccaATCCTCCATG TGAGGTGCAGGCATTGTGCCACCATCTGGCCACAGGCCCCGGACAGCTGAGCTTCCACAAGGGCGATATCCTACGGGTACTGGGGCCCGCTGGAGGAGACTGGCTGCGCTGCAGCCGTGGCCCTGACTCTGGCCTGGTGCCTCTGGCCTACGTGACATTGACCCCAACTCCAAGTCCTACCCCTGGAAGCAGCCAAAACTGA
- the RUSC2 gene encoding AP-4 complex accessory subunit RUSC2 isoform X1, which translates to MPLFEISRMDSPPKLTGETLIVHHIPLVHCQVPDRQCCGGASGGSGSPRPNPFCPPELGITQPDQDLGQADSLLFSSLHSAPGGSVRPADSTKSRDRDGRGPGAPKRHNPFLLQEGVSEPGFGDLYEDSIGHNSTQQSFHLHGTGQPTFHLSSFQLPPSGPRVGKPWGATRSRAGVVVGQEHKPVMTLDTQQCSTSHCCRPELEAETMELDECGGPGGSGSGGGASDTSGFSFDHEWKISSDESPRNPGCSSSGAQHCRCSSTSSQSEAADQSMGYVSDSSCNSSDGVLVTFSTLYNKMHGNSRANLNSAPQSCSDSSFCSHSDSGAFYLDLQPSPAESKMSCESHHPESGGREGGYGCPHASSPELDANCNSYRPHCEPCPAVADLTACFQSQARLVVATQNYYKLVTCDLSSQSSPSPAGSSITSCSEEHTKISPPPGPGPDPGPSQPSEYYLFQKPDIQPEEQEAVGSSTEAAASMAPTVLEGQVYTNTSPPNLSTGRQRSRSYDRSLERSPPVRLGSLERMLSCPVRLSEGPAALAGPSSPPRRVTSFAELAKGRKKAAGSGSPPLRVSVGDSSQEFIPIQEAQQDRGAPLDEDIHCSHSLPPMPLGPGIDLLGPEPWSTQGCQGPQSNEMPPNGLRAAGPGLLPQPMDPGPALPGSPANSHTQRDTRARADGGGAETRPVLRYSKEQRPTTLPIQPFVFQHHFPKQLAKSRALHSLSQLYNLSGCSRTQQSAPLAAPAAQVPASAPSEDPQASTPQTTGRGARKAGPEPETSRPSPLGSYSPIRSAGPFGHSTESSASTSCSPPPEQAKAPESLPPWSHSCLPAIQPATSQQPQKEDQKTLTLAEYRLHGIGSLPPLGSWRSGFSRAESLARGGGEGNMASRPSNANHLSPQALKWREYRRKNPLGPSGLTGSLDRRPQEVWLGRRNPIFEFPSSLSAAGHLNCRLNGQVVKPLPPTCPDLQDPFSLTEKPPAEFCLSPDGNSEAISIDLLQKKGLVKAVNTAVDLIVAHFGTSRDPGVKAKLGNSSVSPNVGHLVLKYLCPAVRAVLEDGLKAFVLDVIIGQRKNIPWSVIEASTQLGPSTKVLHGLYNKVSQFPELTSHTMRFNAFILGLLNIRSLEFWFNHLYNHEDIIQTHYQPWGFLSAAHTVCPGLFEELLLLLQPLALLPFSLDLLFQHRLLQSGQQQRQQKELLRVSQDLLLSAHSTLQLARSRGQEGPGDTDRAAHGERVKGVGAPEGEEEEEETEEVAEAAGDSGRGRWARSGHASWWYQLMQSSQVYIDGSTEASRFPRGSSNSSSEKKKGTGGGVPPQAPPPREGVVEGAEACPAPEEALGRERGWPFWMGSPPDSVLAELRPNREREGPAAPPAENEEGASDPSPGGIKWGHLFGSRKAQREARPTNRLPSDWLSLDKSMFQLVAQTMNARRELEPKEHLQEPHSPALPSNPPCEVQALCHHLATGPGQLSFHKGDILRVLGPAGGDWLRCSRGPDSGLVPLAYVTLTPTPSPTPGSSQN; encoded by the exons ATGCCCTTGTTCGAAATTTCCAGAATGGATAGTCCCCCAAAGTTGACGGGAGAGACCCTCATCGTCCATCATATCCCCCTGGTGCACTGTCAAGTTCCAGACAGGCAGTGCTGTGGAGGGGCAAGTGGAGGCAGTGGGAGCCCAAGACCAAATCCCTTCTGCCCACCAGAGCTAGGCATCACCCAGCCTGATCAAGACCTGGGACAAGCTGACTCCCTGCTATTCAGCAGCCTACACTCTGCTCCAGGGGGATCTGTGCGGCCTGCAGACAGCACCAAGAGCAGGGATCGGGATGGAAGAGGCCCTGGGGCCCCCAAACGACACAATCCCTTCCTGCTGCAGGAAGGTGTGAGTGAGCCAGGATTTGGTGACTTGTATGAAGACAGCATTGGTCACAATTCCACCCAGCAGTCCTTCCACCTGCATGGCACTGGCCAGCCCACTTTCCATCTATCCTCCTTCCAGCTGCCACCATCTGGCCCCAGAGTGGGCAAGCCATGGGGGGCAACACGCAGTCGGGCTGGAGTGGTGGTAGGGCAGGAACACAAGCCAGTGATGACCTTGGATACCCAGCAGTGCAGCACCAGCCATTGCTGCCGGCCAGAACTGGAAGCAGAGACCATGGAGCTAGATGAATGTGGGGGCCCTGGTGGGAGTGGCAGTGGGGGTGGTGCCAGTGATACCTCTGGCTTTTCCTTTGACCATGAATGGAAGATCAGTTCAGATGAATCCCCAAGGAACCCTGGGTGCTCCAGCTCAGGAGCCCAGCACTGCCGCTGCAGTAGCACATCCAGCCAGTCTGAGGCAGCTGACCAGTCCATGGGCTACGTGAGCGACTCCTCCTGCAACAGTTCAGATGGCGTGCTGGTCACCTTCAGCACCCTCTACAACAAGATGCATGGCAACTCCCGTGCCAATCTCAACTCTGCCCCACAGTCCTGCAGCGACTCTTCCTTCTGCAGCCACTCAGACTCTGGCGCTTTTTACCTGGACCTGCAGCCCTCCCCAGCTGAGTCTAAGATGTCTTGTGAGTCCCACCACCCTGAaagtggaggaagggaagggggctATGGTTGTCCTCATGCCTCATCTCCTGAGCTTGATGCCAACTGCAACTCCTATCGTCCTCACTGTGAACCCTGCCCAGCTGTGGCTGACCTCACAGCCTGCTTCCAGAGCCAGGCCCGTCTTGTTGTAGCCACACAAAATTACTATAAACTTGTCACCTGTGACTTGTCCTCCCAATCATCCCCAAGTCCTGCAGGCTCTTCTATCACCAGCTGCTCTGAGGAACACACCAAGATAAGTCCCCCACCAGGCCCTGGCCCAGACCCAGGCCCCAGCCAGCCTTCTGAGTATTACCTATTCCAGAAGCCAGACATCCAGCCAGAGGAACAAGAGGCAGTGGGTTCCTCAACAGAAGCAGCAGCTTCCATGGCTCCCACTGTGCTAGAGGGGCAGGTATACACCAATACTTCACCCCCCAACCTCAGCACTGGACGCCAGCGCTCTCGCAGCTACGATCGCAGCCTTGAACGCAGCCCTCCTGTCCGCCTGGGCTCACTGGAACGCATGTTGAGTTGCCCAGTACGCTTAAGTGAGGGCCCTGCAGCCCTGGCTGGGCCTAGCTCCCCACCCAGGAGGGTCACCTCTTTTGCTGAGCTGGCCAAGGGCCGGAAGAAAGCTGCAGGCTCTGGCTCCCCCCCACTTCGGGTGAGCGTTGGGGACTCCTCCCAGGAGTTCATACCCATACAAGAGGCCCAACAAGATAGGGGGGCCCCACTGGATGAAGATATTCACTGTAGCCATAGCCTACCACCCATGCCCTTGGGGCCAGGCATAGACCTACTTGGCCCAGAACCCTGGTCCACTCAGGGCTGTCAGGGTCCCCAGTCCAATGAAATGCCTCCTAATGGCCTCAGAGCTGCTGGACCAGGCCTCTTGCCCCAGCCGATGGATCCAGGGCCTGCTCTCCCAGGGAGCCCAGCCAACAGCCATACCCAGAGGGATACAAGAGCTAGAGCTGACG GGGGTGGTGCTGAGACCCGACCAGTCCTTCGCTACAGCAAGGAGCAGAGGCCAACCACGCTGCCCATCCAGCCCTTCGTGTTCCAGCACCACTTCCCCAAGCAGCTGGCCAAGTCCCGGGCCCTCCACAGCCTTTCCCAGCTCTACAACCTCTCTGGCTGCAGCCGTACACAGCAATCTGCCCCACTGGCTGCCCCTGCTGCACAAGTCCCAGCTTCAGCTCCCTCAGAGGACCCACAGGCGTCTACCCCTCAAACCACTGGCAGAGGTGCCAGGAAAGCTGGGCCTGAGCCAGAGACCTCACGGCCATCACCCCTGGGCAGCTACTCCCCCATCCGGAGTGCTGGCCCCTTTGGGCACAGCACTGAATCTTCTGCCTCCACTTCGTGCTCCCCTCCCCCAGAGCAGGCCAAAGCCCCAGAAAGCCTACCCCCATGGAGCCACTCCTGTCTTCCTGCTAtccaacctgccacctcccagcaGCCACAGAAGGAGGATCAGAAGACACTGACCTTGGCTGAGTACCGACTCCATGGAATAGGAAGCTTGCCACCTCTGGGCTCCTGGAGATCTGGCTTCAGCCGAGCAGAGAGCCTAGCCCGGGGAGGTGGTGAGGGCAACATGGCATCTAGGCCTAGTAACG CCAACCACCTATCCCCCCAAGCCCTCAAGTGGCGGGAATACAGGAGGAAGAACCCACTAGGTCCATCTGGTTTGACAGGGAGCCTAGACCGAAGGCCACAGGAAGTTTGGCTGGGCCGAAGAAACCCAATCTTTGAGTTTCCTAGCTCCCTCAGTGCCGCTGGCCACCTGAACTGCCGGCTGAATG gtCAAGTAGTGAAGCCATTACCACCGACCTGTCCAGACTTACAAGACCCCTTTTCCTTGACTGAGAAGCCTCCAGCTGAGTTTTGTTTGTCCCCAGATGGCAACTCTGAAGCTATTTCCATTGACCTGCTTCAGAAAAAAG GGCTGGTAAAAGCTGTTAACACTGCTGTGGACCTCATTGTGGCCCATTTTGGCACAAGCCGGGATCCTGGGGTAAAG GCAAAGCTGGGAAACAGTTCTGTGAGCCCCAATGTGGGCCACCTGGTTCTGAAGTACTTGTGCCCTGCGGTCCGGGCTGTGCTGGAGGATGGACTCAAGGCCTTTGTGCTGGATGTCATCATTGGGCAACGTAAGAACATACCATGGAGTGTGATTGAGGCTTCCACACAGCTAG GCCCATCCACCAAGGTCCTGCATGGCCTCTACAACAAGGTCAGCCAATTCCCAGAGCTCACCAGTCATACCATGCGCTTCAACGCCTTCATCCTCGGCCTGCTCAA CATCCGGTCCCTGGAGTTCTGGTTTAATCACCTCTATAACCACGAAG ATATCATTCAAACCCACTACCAGCCCTGGGGCTTCCTCAGCGCAGCTCACACTGTGTGCCCTGGCCTCTTtgaggagctgctgctgctgctgcagccctTGGCCCTGCTGCCCTTCAGCCTCGACTTGCTGTTCCAACACCGGCTGCTGCAAAGTGGGCAGCAGCAGCGGCAACAGAAGGAACTGCTGCGGGTGTCCCAGGACCTGCTGCTGTCTGCCCACTCAACACTGCAGTTGGCCCGGTCCCGGGGCCAGGAGGGCCCTGGAGACACAGACAGGGCAGCCCATGGGGAGCGGGTGAAGGGTGTAGGTGccccagaaggtgaagaagaggaagaggagacagaAGAGGTGGCAGAAGCAGCTGGGGACTCAGGACGTGGCAGGTGGGCCCGAAGTGGGCATGCCAGCTGGTGGTACCAGCTCATGCAGAGCTCCCAGGTCTACATCGATGGTTCCACTGAGGCATCTAGGTTCCCTCGTGGCAGCAGCAACAGtagcagtgagaaaaaaaaagggacaggAGGCGGGGTGCCTCCCCAGGCTCCACCACCCCGAGAGGGAGTAGTGGAGGGGGCTGAAGCCTGCCCTGCCCCAGAAGAAGCACTTGGCCGGGAGAGGGGCTGGCCATTCTGGATGGGGAGCCCCCCTGACTCTGTGCTGGCAGAGCTGAGGCCCAATCGGGAGAGGGAGGGCCCCGCTGCCCCACCAGCAGAGAATGAAGAAGGGGCCTCAGACCCCTCACCTGGGGGCATCAAGTGGGGACACCTCTTTGGCTCCCGAAAAGCTCAGCGGGAGGCCCGGCCCACAAACAG ACTCCCCTCAGACTGGCTAAGCCTGGACAAGTCCATGTTCCAACTAGTAGCACAGACAATGAATGCCCGCCGGGAGCTGGAGCCCAAAGAGCACTTACAGGAGCCACACtctccagccctgccctccaATCCTCCATG TGAGGTGCAGGCATTGTGCCACCATCTGGCCACAGGCCCCGGACAGCTGAGCTTCCACAAGGGCGATATCCTACGGGTACTGGGGCCCGCTGGAGGAGACTGGCTGCGCTGCAGCCGTGGCCCTGACTCTGGCCTGGTGCCTCTGGCCTACGTGACATTGACCCCAACTCCAAGTCCTACCCCTGGAAGCAGCCAAAACTGA